In Salvelinus fontinalis isolate EN_2023a unplaced genomic scaffold, ASM2944872v1 scaffold_1547, whole genome shotgun sequence, the sequence AttacacccccacaccatccaaTGACTCTGACTCTACACCATGTCCTATCTCAACGACAAAAACTGACTCTTtgaaaacagagaaagagaaagagagggaagacagtGCGGGAGAAAGAGAGGTCAAACCTCCACCCTCCATTCCTCCCAACCCTTTCGATGACatcgaggagggggaggagactcCGGCACCAGCCAAAGACACAGCCAATGGGGTTATCCCTCCTACACCTGTCAGTCATCTAGGACTAGGGAACAGTAAGCCAGTCCCCATCCCTCGCCGCTTGTCACAGCCCTCCCCTCCACCTCGTCCCGCCCCCAGGGTCCGCCCACCCCGCGTTGACAACCTTGCGGTCAATGGTGAGTGGTCGATTAAGGTGATTGACAGCTGAAATAAGTTATGCTATTTGCTACTGTAGATCCTCAATTGAACTGTGAACTCCAtcctaatataaaatatatgaaaCGTCTGATTTTGACTCTCAGGTGATCACGGTGAACACAGGAGATCTCTTCCTCCGGCTCCCAGACCTCGGGAAAGATCCCACTCCCCTGGAAGGTTCGGTATACTGACTAACCTATCTTTACTAGTCTACAGTGATTGGACTacttcctctgttcctctcccagtctctgtcCAGCAGTCTTTGTGTGTTATTAATGCATGTGGATGTTTTCATGCACTcatctttgttgttttgtctcccccctccctttctgtttctgtctctcagcTCCTGTCTCTCCAGCGACGCCCCCAAACCCCCTAACCCGCCCTGGTTGGCCCTCGTCCAATCCCAAGAACCCAAGAAGAAAGCagcacctccccctccccctggagtggccacacccccacacactggTTCGTTATCTTCTCTAAAAGGGGAGGGCTCCAGACCAGCCACGCCCCCTGCACCCGCCAACCCCTTCGATGAGgaagtagaggaagaggaggtggggtCAGGGGAGGGGTCAGTAGGAGGTTTGGTTTCTCCCACTGTGGTGGTGAGTCATCCGTGGTACAGCATCTCCCAGGCTGCAGACGCTGCAGCTGACCCAGGCACGCCCCCCATTGGGGGTATTTCCTCCCGCTCTGCAAGCCCCAATGGCTCCAGGTGCAAGAAACGCCCGGCGCCCCCAAAGCCTGTTCCAAAGGCCCCCGGCTCTAACTCAGGTCAGTGGGCCTTGATGGCAACAGAGTAGGACAGAGGTTGGTTAGAGAAGTGGTTCCCAgccaggggtactaggacctatccacagggggtacttgaagACTTATCAGACCATCCTGGTAAAATGCAGTTGAGGTGGTACTTCAGTGGTACTCTGGGCAGAACAAAAtacagttggtggtacagtaaccaaaaaaggttgggaaccacttggttagagcattggactagtttcATCCACTTCACCTCAAATCATGTAAATCATGTGTCTTGTATGTCCTGCACAGCACTGTGGTTTTGTTGTTGTCATTTTGAAAGTTCCCATTCGATGTGTATATATGGATGTTAACAATGtttttctctccatcctcctcccatcCAACTCTACTTCGTTTTCCATTTCAACTTCTGCTCCTTTTTTCTGTTTTCTGATATCACTTCATCCCTCTATTTCTTCAGCCCTTCCTCACTCCcagccctcctcttcctctccctctccagctaTTAGCATAGAGAGCCTATCCTCTGCCTCCGACCATAGCTCCTCCCACCCAGCTTCCCTAGGGGGCAGAGCCACAGGCGATCAGGACAACCCCTTCACCAAGAGCGTATCAGAGCCCTCCATCTGTGGGCCCTGTAGTGGCTCCACCCCCTCCACCTCAGCCAATCGCCTCTCTCCGagcccctccccttctccccagCCAGCCAATCCTAGCTCGGCTCCGGCCACTCCGCAGAGCAATCGGAGTGCCAGGCCCCCGCCCCCAAGACCCCCGACGACACCCAGCCCCCTGGCAGCATCAAGTGCTATCCCAGTTCCACCCCCCAAGGTAAGGGATTCTGGACCTCTCATTTTTTTCACCATGTAAAAATACATGAACTCCACTAACTTCCAAGAACCTTTTAATGATACAAGATATTCAATGTAATGAGCTTCATACCTAACTAACAAATACTATGATAATTATTTATGACCTTTACATtaatctctgtcttctctctgctTCCAGCGGACTTGTAAGGAAAACCCTTTCAACAGGAAAGCCTCTTCCTCCCCCGTTTCCTCCCCTAAAACCAGACCCCCTAGAGGCCCTCGCCCCCCCCGGCCCCCCGCACCTGGACACGGCTTCCCCCTCATCAAACGCAAGGTGAGATTGTGAGGACACCACCGTCAGCTAAAGTTTGTAATTCAATGAGTCACTCGATGATTCAGCATCAGACAGTCCGAGTCTTTTTATGGAATGTGGCGACAAGCCAACAGTCTACTATTACTGCTATTACCATAGGCAACGGTATTGGTTATAGTTTGACTAGTGGCGCTAATGTTTTCAAAGGAACAACTCAATCTGGATGTAAATAATGCGAACTGTACCATATTGTATTATTTTAAGATTGCAGTGCTAGTgttttgtgatgtgtgtgttgttcaGGTGCAGTCAGACCAGTACATCCCAGCAGAGGACATCCATGGAGAGATGGGAGAGCTGGAGAAACAGCTGGATGAGCTGGAGCAGAGAGGAGTGGCTTTGGAGAGAAAACTACGAGATAACCCCAATGGTAAAACTATCATATCAACCAGTGTTCTGCACTCCTGGCTATCATATAAACCTCTCAAGACTAGTCTTGTGTTATCGGGAGGTTGCATGGTCCCAGATTAAGCCTAAGGTCAATAGTCTAATAGTCGGGTCAATAGTCTAATAGTCAGGTCAATAGTCTAATAGTCGGGTCAATAGTCTAATAGTCGGGTCAATAGTCTAATAATCATTTAAATAGACAATAGTCTACTAGTTGGGTAAATAGTCTATTAGTTGGGTAAATAGTCTATTAGTTGGGTAAATAGTCTATTAGTCGGGTAAATAGTCTATTAGTCGGGTCAATAGTCTATTAGTCGGGTCAATAGTCTATTAGTCGGGTCAATAGTCTATTAGTCGGGTCAATAGTCTATTAGTCGGGTCAATAGTCTATTAGTCGGGTCAATAGTCTATTAGTCGGGTCAATAGTCTATTAGTCGGGTCAATAGTCTATTAGTCGGGTCAATAGTCTATTAGTCGGGTCAATAGTCTATTAGTCGGGTCAATAGTCTATTAGTCGGGTCAATAGTCTAATCTTCAGTTAAATAGTTTAATCTTCAGTtcaatattttattttacctttttatttaactaggcaagtcagttaagaacaaattcttattttcaatgacgacttaggaacagtgggttaactgcctttttcaggggcagaaagacagatttttaccttgtcagctcggggattcgatcacaagtccaacgctctaaccactaggctacctgccactccaaaagtctAATATTCAGTTCAATAGTCTAATAGTCAGGTCAATAGTTTAATAGGTCAATAGTTTAATAGTCAGGTCAATAGTTTAATAGTCAGGTCAATAGTCCATATTTGTATCTATAGTATAATATTATCCATATTCTCATGGTGGTGTTCCTGTtctagatgaggaggaggagactttGCTGGTGGACTGGTTCACTCTGATCCATGAGAAACACCTGCTGGTGCGCCGCGAGGCGGAGCTGGTCTACACGTACGTACCAAAGCCTCACCAGAGCCTGTGCTCATTGGCCCATTTAGCAGCTGTCTCTTTAAGATCCTCACACTATTTATTTTCTCTTGACAGGGCCAAGCAGCAGAACCTGGAGGAGAGGCAGGCTGACGTAGAGTATGAGCTGAGATGTCTTCTTAACAAGCCAGGTGTGtgatctcacttcctgtttgcgAATGACATCATAGAGCACAAGGCCCTTGCAGCTACCTGGGATGGGAGGCTTGTTAACTAAAGTCCTGTTTCCATTACATTTTTCTTTCCTTCCTCTTTGTTGTTGGACTGAATTCACTGAAATGGAACGGGGTCCAGAAAATAATCCACGTTTTAAGTCAGTGCGTTACTCTTCATTCATCCTCACCTCTTAATCCCTCCATCTTGTAGAGAAAGACTGGAATGAGGAGGACAAGGGCAGGGAGCAGGAGCTGATGACAGAGCTGGTCACTGTCATCGAACAGCGGAACCAAATCATCAACAACATggatcaggacaggcagaggtaaTCAATCACTGATCATCTACTGTCTGAGCTCATTTAGAGCAGGATGGGCTAGTAGATAGGTGATCTGCAGTCGATGTCTGTGTTTTTGGTGATCTTACTGTGCTTCTCCAatagggaagaggaagaggataagCTGGTGGCGACCATGTTGAAGAGAAAAGGTAAGACGAGACAAAAGCTTCATGTTTTGTTAGAACTTTCCCTTTCATCTTTCTTTCCGCTAGAAGTATTCACGCTTCTCGTCCAtgtctctgtcttccccctctctctctcttctttctccatctctcccttcctccagaCTTCCAGAAGGAGCCAGCAGCAGAGGgcgagcagcagcagcaacagaagaagaagaagaagaaggagaagttcAAACCCATGAAGGTTCTGAAGAGGTTGAGTGTGAACCAAGGAAAAGGTGGCAGCCCACGCAAGGAGATGGCAGAGAAGGACAAGAGCTGAACAAGGTATGGAAGGATGGATGTGGATGATGGAtggaggaaaggaagagggaTACCATCCTTTACAGAGGGACATATCAGATGGAAAGAGCGGGGAAATGACAGATGGAAACAAAACACggtggagggaagagaaggaaaaaCAACACAGGATTCTCACAGCTGTGTTAAAGACTGTAATGTGTGCAACCTGTAATTTGCTCCCCCTTCCTCTTACTGTAGCATATCCTTCTAATCGCTCCTCCCTACCAGAGTATGTGAGCAGAGTTAAGCGGTCGGAAATCCCGCTCGCGCTAGCGATCCACCTCTTTTCAACTGCtccgctaaaaaccgctctgcgcTCACAGGAAAAAAATGGCCGCTCCAAATTCGCTCCgttcattaaaatcacaatttaaccaacacccatctatttttgtgactacctTGACTTACCATTTGGTATTcaagtaatgaaaccaaaccatatgatttGAATTAAAAGTATTTGAATAAACAAATACGTTGGACTATGCCAAGCCTATTTCTTTTAGCATGTGCATATGGTaagtacaccatcatgctttcgggatgcgtgtcttttcagattccacgatttgattctttagttgtggacgcCACATCGCCGCaatccctctcttgctcttggtcctcatcttgtaagtcaccttgatttagcACCGGTGTGTTTTAgcagtttctttatgaaaatatttagtgaactgcatgacagtagctaaagcaaggggttatagcagcacacaagtagactacagATGCATGCTGGACCGGGCACGCCCTGAGCTTGTGAAGTGAGCGCTACTGGAATGAAATTGGAGCGGGCGAGAAGGCTGAcgctccagcctttgggaatctcGCTCTGAGACTCCAGTC encodes:
- the LOC129849592 gene encoding MICAL-like protein 1 — protein: DFDSLSKENVYENNRLAFEVAEEELGIPALLDPEDMVSMKVPDRLSIITYVSQYYNFFTNKSHANPPCLKRSSGTGHIEPAQKRPVAPLGDKVVEPELSLPGPMGTDGGVQAGVKRSTLSSSCAACQRHVHLVQRFLVDGKLYHRNCFRCRECSSTLLPGSYKLGNEVGSLVCTHHFARSALANQNGRPDLSKRPTTVPSVRIGRPMLPQTSPPSGRDQAAKTPAQETPPPKETTPPKETTPPKETTLPQETPPQETPPQETPPQETPPQETPPQETPPPKVTPPQEGVTNEDYTPTPSNDSDSTPCPISTTKTDSLKTEKEKEREDSAGEREVKPPPSIPPNPFDDIEEGEETPAPAKDTANGVIPPTPVSHLGLGNSKPVPIPRRLSQPSPPPRPAPRVRPPRVDNLAVNGDHGEHRRSLPPAPRPRERSHSPGSSCLSSDAPKPPNPPWLALVQSQEPKKKAAPPPPPGVATPPHTGSLSSLKGEGSRPATPPAPANPFDEEVEEEEVGSGEGSVGGLVSPTVVVSHPWYSISQAADAAADPGTPPIGGISSRSASPNGSRCKKRPAPPKPVPKAPGSNSALPHSQPSSSSPSPAISIESLSSASDHSSSHPASLGGRATGDQDNPFTKSVSEPSICGPCSGSTPSTSANRLSPSPSPSPQPANPSSAPATPQSNRSARPPPPRPPTTPSPLAASSAIPVPPPKRTCKENPFNRKASSSPVSSPKTRPPRGPRPPRPPAPGHGFPLIKRKVQSDQYIPAEDIHGEMGELEKQLDELEQRGVALERKLRDNPNDEEEETLLVDWFTLIHEKHLLVRREAELVYTAKQQNLEERQADVEYELRCLLNKPEKDWNEEDKGREQELMTELVTVIEQRNQIINNMDQDRQREEEEDKLVATMLKRKDFQKEPAAEGEQQQQQKKKKKKEKFKPMKVLKRLSVNQGKGGSPRKEMAEKDKS